In Microbacterium sp. zg-Y818, the genomic window CGGACACTCGATGGGCACGCAGGTCGTCACGGAGCTCGCCGTGCGGCATCCTGCGCTGGTCGACCGCATCGTGCTGGTCGCCCCGACGGTGGATGCCGCCGCCCGGGGCGCCTTGCCCCAGCTCGGCCGCCTGGCTCTGGATCTCTTCATCGAGAGCCCCAAAGTGGTCTTTCTCGGCGCCCGCGAGTACGTGCGAGCGGGACCGCGCCTGCGGCGCAAGACCCGGGCGATGCTCGCGCACCGCCCGGAGCTGTCCTACCCCAAAGTCACGGTCCCGGCGCTCGTCATCCGCGGCGAGAACGATGTCGTGTGCCCCCGCGCGTGGTGCGCGCGGGTCGCGGCCGCCCTGCGCACGCGCGTGGTGGAGATCCCCGGGCACGGACACGAGACGATGATCCGCGACGCCGCCCCGGCCGCCCGTGCGATCCTCGCCGAGCTCGGAGTTCAGCCCGTCGAGACCTGACGCGCCAGCTCTGAGATCTCTTCGTCGGGCAGGTGGATGCCGGACTGCTCGAGACGCTGGCGCAGCACCTCGACGATGCGCTCGTGCGGTTCGATGGACACATCCGAGCGCGTCTGCGCGACGATCCCCGCGACCTTGTCGACCTCGGGCGCGTTGTTCTGCGCCATCGCCGGGAGTCGCTGCTCCTGCTCGCCGGAAAGGTCGGCCTGCTGCGTCTCGCTGACGGTGAGCGTGCCGCGGTTCTCGTCCTGCCCGTAGTGCTCGCTGCCGTCGTCGGTCACGCCGATGCCGACCGCCGCGTGGGTCGGCTCGGGCGCGGGGGCCGCGGAGCCGTCGACAGGAGCGGGCACGCCGTCCGGCCCGTCGCCGGCCTGCGTGGCGGGGTCCACCGCGTCGGGGCTGTCCGCCGCCGTGTCACGGAGGGATGCCTCGTCGACGCCGCCCTTGTCGGGCAGATTGTCACCGGTGCTGTCGAACTCGTTCTCGCGCTCGGTCATGATTCCTCAATTCCCAGGTCGGGGTCGGCTCCTCGGGACGGTGCGGGCGACTCCACGTCGCCGACGTCCACGGGCGCATCGGACAGATCGGGCGATCCCACCGAATCGGCGTTGCGTTCCCGCGCCTCGATGTCATCGATGCCTTCCCAGCCCCCCGGCGGGTCGGCGTTGATCACTCCCTCGGGCAGCTCCTGGTCCGCGTGGTCGGTCATGGTGCGCTCCTCTCGTCGCTGTCCCCACTCTGACCTCCACCCGGCCCGGGCGCACGGGGTTGACGGATGCACGCGCCCCGCGTAGGGCGGCGGCGTCAGACCGTGCGGGCGGTGCGCAGGATGCCGCGGTGCTCGGGATGCCCCTCGAACCAGTCGGCGACGTACCAGCAGGTGGGGATCACGGTGCGGTCACCGCGGGACTCGAGCTCGGCGACGGCGCGCGACACCACCTCTGCCGCATAGCCGTGGCCGCGGTGGGTGGGCACCGTGTAGGCGCGGGTCATCGCGACCGTGCGCCCGTCGTCGCGGTAATCCAGCACGCTGACGAGGTCATCGCCGCGCAGCAGCGCCCAACGGGAGGCATCCACCTGTTTCTCGAAGCGCAGGTCCTTCATGCCGCCAGGCTACGCCTCGCGTGGGACAGCGGGGCCGCAGAACCGCGGCGCGGTGCACGGACCGCCGACGGTGCCATCGGAGTCGTCGATGTTCGCCCCGACGGCTGAGCACTCTGTCATATTTCGTCATCCGGCGGCCGGGATCACTGAGCGGTTTGACGCATTCCGACTACGTAGGTCATAATCGGCCACATGACTGACAACGCACGCTCTCTGTCCGCCTGGGAGGCGAACGGGACTGCCGGCATGATTATGCCCGGCCGCGCTGTCATGTGTTGCCGAATGTGTCGCTGACACGATGACCCCCGCCGGGTTTCTGTCGCACCTCTGATCTGAGCGACGCGACCGAGCCCCCGAGCACCGCGCTGAGCGCCCACCCCCGCGCCACTCGCTGCTTCGACACACGGCCCGCCTCCGGGCTCCGCAACGCACACCCGAACCCGCTCCAGGCGCACCGCCCGGGTTCCACCCGCTAGGACCTCACTCCCATGTCGAACATCGCCCTGCTGGACCGCCCGACCACCTCCCGCCACCTTCGCGCCGTCGAGGACGTCGCCCCGGCGACCGCTCCCCCGGCCGCCGTGACCGCTGCGCCGCCCGCGGCCCGGCCCGTCCCCGCCGGCACCGCGCCGCGCGGATTCGCCCTCTACGTCGGCATCGACGAGGTCAAGGCGGCACAGGACGGCGTATCGCTGTCTGCCCTCGTGGCGGCCCTACGGCGCACGCTCGGCGAGCTGGCACCGCACGCCGAGACCTACGCCACCGTCGCCCTCGCCCCCGCCGGTGCGGGTGGCCGCGACGTCGACGTCGTGCGGCTGGCGCTTCACGAACCCAGCGCAGTCGCCCGCACCCAGCAGGACGAGCCCGACGAAGACGCGGCCCCCGGCGGCGTGACCGTCGACATCTCTCGCAAGCGCGTGCTGATCGACGGCGCGTCGGCGGCGTTCACCTTCAAAGAGTTCGAGCTGCTGCAGTACCTGGTGCTGCGGGAGGGCCGCACGATCGAGCGCGCCGAGCTCGTCTCGTCGCTCTGGCAGGGCACGGGTGAAGACGAGACACCCGGCGAGCGCACCATCGACGTGCACGTCCGACGCCTGCGCGCGAAGCTCGGCCGCTACGAGGACATCGTCCGCACGGTGCGGGGAGTCGGGTACCGGTTCGACCGGCACGCCGACGTCGTGATCCGCTACGGCCACGGCAGCCCCTCCCCCGACCGCTTCTGACCGCAGCGCGCGGCATCGCGCTCGCTTCACCTGTCGCGTGTTGTCGCTTCGGCGACGTGGAACCCGCAGCACGCGTCAGGCGAGAAGATGCCAGCCTCACGATCGCCTTGATGTAAAGGGTACTTGTCTGTAAAGTACCCTTTACATAGAAGCGACGACACGGGACGCTTCGTCCGGTGGAGAGGTGGATGACATGGATGGCAGCACGACGACGAAGAGCCGTTGGGGGCGCGCGCGTTTCGGCGGAGGTTCCGCGACGCTGTGGGGCACGTCGCTGATGATCGGCGTGGTCGTCTCGGCCTGCGGGGGCGGGCTCTTCGTGGCGCTGAATCCCGATGAACGAGCCGGGCTCGCTTTCGCGGTCGTCATGGCGGGGACCCTGCCCGCCGCGGCCGCACTGGGCTGGGGATTGCTCGTGGACCGCTCGACGATTGCGGGAGCAGTCGCGAAACCGGACGATTCCATCGAATCCGATTGGTATCAGAAGGCGGCCGGCGGCGCCTTCCATGATGTCCTCCTCGTCGGCGGGCTCGGCGCAGCGGCATTCTCATTCGCACGGATCGAGGCATCCGTCGGCGTGGTCCTTGCTGCCGTGGTCCTCTTCGCGATGCTCGACTGCGCAGCGCGCTACCTCTGGGTGAAGAGGTCAGCCACCTGATGCGGAACACCCTCTCGCAGCGCCGCCAAGATCTCGGATGGTCCCAGCAACGACTGGCAGACGAGCTGGGAGTGTCGCGCCAGACGATCATCTCGATCGAGAAAGGCCGGTACGACCCGTCGCTCCCCGTGGCGTTCCGGCTCGCAGCCGCTTTTCACTGCAGCATCGAAGACCTTTTCCTCTTCGAGGAGGACGCCGCCCCCTGAGGCGGCTCGGGCCCATCGTCCGCCCCCTCGATGCACCCCGCCCAGCGGGATGTCGGCGGGGTGCGCGTAGTCTCGACGGCATGGAGACGGCAGAGCGGAGACGGATGCCGCGCGCCGCCGTCCCCACCAGCGCCGCCACCGGCACCGGCCCCACCGCAGTGGCCACCGTGGCACCGACGCACGCCCGCCCACTTGAGACCGAGTACCGCCCGCGGGTGCCGATCGACGCGGCGCGGGCCATCCGCTACCAGCGCCACGGCGCCGGCGACCCGACGTTCGCCGTCGACGGCCCGGTGCTCTGGCGTGCGAGCCTCACCCCCGAAGGCGTCGCGACGCTCGCGATCCGCGCCGAACGAGACCGCATCCGGGCGGCGGCGTGGGGACCGGGTGCCGAGTGGGCCCTGCACCAGCTGCCGGCGCTCTGCGGCGGGCTGGACGACCCGAGCGGCTTCGAGGCCGAGCGGCATCCGCTCATCGCCGAGGTGCACCGCCGCAACCCGGGCCTGCGCATCGGTCGCACGGACCTCGTCTTCGAGGCCCTCGCGAGCGCCGTGATCGAGCAGAAGGTCACCGGCATGCAGGCGTTCGGGGCGTGGCGGGTGCTGGTGAGTCGCTTCGGGCAGCGCGCACCCGGCCCCACCCCGAAGCCTCTGTTCGCCCCGCCCTCCATCGACGGCTGGCGGCACATCCCGAGCTGGGCGTGGCACCGCGCCGGGGTCGAGCCGCCACAGGCGCGCACGGTGGTCGAAACCGCCCGGCGCGGCGATTCGCTGATCGCCGCGGTGATGGACGCCGGTGGCGGCGAAGCCGTCGACCGCGTGCTGATGAGCCTGCGGGGCATCGGCATCTGGACCTCCGCCGAGACCCGCATCCGCGCCCTCGGCGACCCCGACGCCGTCAGCGTCGCCGATTACCACCTGGCTCACGAGGTGGGCAACGCCCTGACCGGCCATCGTGTCGACGACGACGGGATGCTGGAGCTGCTGGAACCCTGGGCCGGTCACCGGCAGCGCGTGATCCGGCTGATCTACGCCAGCGGCGTGCGCGAGCAGCGTCGCGGGCCGCGCCTTCACCCCGAGGACCACCGCGACCGCTGAACCCGCGCTCTTGTGACGGCACCGTGCCCAGACCACACTGGAGCCGTGGCGCGCGCGGCGCGCATCCACACCTCGACGAGAGGGAGCGAGATGGCCACTCTCAACCCGTATCTTTCGTTTCGCGACCAGGCCCGCTCGGCCATGACCTTCTACCAGGGCGTCTTCGGCGGCGACCTGCAGATGTCCACGTTCGGCGAGCACGAAGGGATGGGGCAGGACCCCGCCGAGCGGGACCTCGTCATGCACGCGCAGCTGACCACGCCCGACGGCTTCGTGGTCATGGGGTCGGACACGCCCCGCGCCCTGCCGTACGCTCCACCCGCGGGCATCGCCGTGTCGATCAGTGGAGATGACGAGGCGCAGCTGCAGCGGTTCTGGGATGCCCTGGCGGACGGCGGCAAAGTCACCCTGCCGTTCGAGACGCCGCCGTGGGGCGGCCGGTTCGGCATGCTGGCCGACCGGTTCGGCGTGCCCTGGATGCTGGCCCTGAACGCGCCGTCCTGATCCGGTGCCGCCGCCCCACGACCCCCGTAGGCTGTCGGCATGACCGACCCTCGCAGTGAGTCCGGCTGGCCCCGCGGCCGCACCGGATGGATCGCGGGCAGCGCGATGCTGCTCGTGCTCGGCGTGCTGTTCGGCATGGTGATGAGCAACGTCTGGCTCGGAGTGGTGCTGGCCGGTGCCGTCTCGATCGGCTGGCTCATCGCGTACGAGTCGTGGCGCGGCCGCAGCACCGGCATCTACGACCGCGACGACGACGGCGCGCAGCTGTGAGCGACGCCCTCGGCACCGGTCAGCTGTAATACAGCGCGACTGGACGGCCGTCGATCTCGCGCACGTCCACCGGCGTCTCGTACACCTCGCCCAGCACCTCGGGCCGCATGATCTCGGCGACCGGGGCGTCGGCGACGACCCGACCGTCGCGCATCGCCACGATGCGGTCGGAGTAGGTCGCGGCGAAGTTGATGTCGTGCAGCACGACCACCACGACCTTGCCGAGTTCGTCGGCCATGCGGCGCACGAGCTTCATGATCTCGGTCATATGCCGCACGTCGAGGTTGTTGAGGGGTTCGTCCAGCAGCACGTACTTGGTGTCCTGCGCGAGCACCATCGCGATGAAGGCGCGCTGGCGCTGCCCGCCTGACAGCTCGTCGAGGAACCTGGTGCGAAAGGCGTCGAGATCGAGGTACGCGATCGCGCGGTCGATGTGCTCGCGGTCCTCTACCGTCAGGCGCCCCTTGGAGTGGGGGAAGCGCCCGAACTCCACGAGATCCTGCACGGTCAGGCGCGCGGCGATGTGGTTGTCCTGCCGCAGCACCGCGAGGGTCTTCGCCAATTCCGCCGACGAGGCGGTGCGCACATCCATCCCGTCGACGGTGACGGTGCCGGCATCCGCAGCGATGAGCCGCCCGACCAGCCCGAACAGCGTCGACTTGCCGGCGCCGTTGGGGCCGATGAGCGCCGTGACGCCCTCCGCGCCGAGGGTGATCGACACGTCGTCGAGCACGGTCTGCCGGTTGTAGCGCTTGGTGACGCCGTCGAGCACGATCATCGCGCCCCCTTTCGCAGCACGAGGTAGAGGAAGAAGAGTCCGCCGGCGAACTCGATCACGATCGACAGGCTCGCGCCGAAGGCGAAGACGCGCTCGAGCAGCAGCTGCCCGCCCACGAGGCACAGCACGCCCAGCAGAGAGGCGACCGGGAGGGTCCACCGGTGACGGAACGTCCCGGCGTACGAGTACGCGAGGTTCGCGACGATGAGTCCGAAGAACAGGATCGGGCCGACGAGGGCGGTGGATGCCGCGACCATCACCGAGACGATCGCGAAGAGAGCCATGATGACCCGCTTGTGGTTGACGCCCAGTCCGACGGCGGCAGGCTCCCCCAGGGTGAGCACGTCGAGGGTGTTCAGGAGAGGGACGACGGCGAGGCACCCGAGCGCGACGAGGATGCCGGTGAGCAGCAGCAGCGTCTCGTCGGGCCGCGTCAGCGACGCGAAGGCGGTGTCGGTGAGCACCTGGAAGTCGAGCGGGTCCAGCATCCGCTGCATCCACTCGGTGAAGCTGCGGAAGAACGTGCCCAGCACGATGCCGACCAGCAGCATCAGGTGGATCGAGCGGCGCTTGCCGCCGAAGAGCCAGGTGAAGAGGAACACGCTGAAGGCGACCATGACGGCGACCTGCACGAGCCACAGCACGACGGGATCGGTCCGCAGGAACGCGGTGGACCCGAGCGTGAAGACGATGACCGTGGAGATCAGCATGTAGAACGCGTCGAAGCCCATGATCGAGGGCGTCAGGATGCGGTTCTGGGTGATGGTGTGGAAGACGACCGTGGATACGCCCACCGCTACTGCGACGACGACCATCGCCACGACGCTGGCGCTGCGGATCTTCAGCGCGAAGGCGAGAGAGCCGGGGACCCCGGTGAAGAGGTACAGGGCGGTGAGCACGACGACGACGACGACGAGCGCGGCCAGGCGCACGCCGGGGCGTGCGCACGCCGACGCGGCGCGGGTGAGGATGCCGCGACCGCTGTGCGCGGAGGTCGCGTCACGGTGCCGCGGAGCGAGATCAGTGCGCACGGCTGCCCTTCCGCAGGAGAAGCCAGAGGAAGAGAGCCGCCCCGATGACGCCGACGATGACCGACAGCGGGATCTCGTAGGGGAAGCGGATGACCCGGGCGAGGATGTCGCATGCGATCACGAACAGGGCGCCGAGGCCTGCGACCCACGGGATCGAGCGGCGGACGTTGTCGCCGATGATGAGGCTGACGATGTTGGGGACGACGAGCCCCAGGAACGGGATCATGCCGGCTGTGACGAGCACCGCCGCGGTGATGACGGCGACGACGACCATGCCGATGCCGATCACGCGCCGGTAGTCGAGCCCCAGGTTCGTGGCGAAGTCCTCGCCCAGGCCGATGACGCTGAACCGGTCGGCGGCGATCCAGGCCACGACCACCATGACACCGGCGACCCAGACGTACTCGTAGCGCCCCGCCATGATGGTGGCGAAGCTGCCCTGCGCCCACTGCGACAGCGACTGCAGAAGATCCAGGCGGTAGGCGAAGAAGGTCGTCACGGCGCCGACGATGCCGCCGAGCATGATGCCCACGAGCGGCACCAGCACGAGCTGACGCACGGGCACGGCGCGGATCACGCGCATGAACACCCAGGTGCCGAAGAGCCCGAAGAGCGCGGCGATGCCCATCTTTCCCATCATCGCCATGCCGGGCCACAAGACGATCGCGAAGAGCATGCCGAGCGTTGCGAACTCGGTGACCCCGGTCGTCCCTGGCTCGACGAACTTGTTGCGCACCAGCATCTGCAGGATGAGCCCGGCGATGCCGAGGGACGCGCCCACGAGCAGCACCGCGACAGTCCGCGGGATGCGACTGGCGGCCAGCAGGAACGCCGCCGTGCCGTCGGCGCCCCCCTCGAGCACGGTCGCCGGCGACACGTCGGAGACGCCGATGAACAGGCTCGCGACGGTCAGCACGACGAGGGCGACGCCGATGAGCGCCCCCACCCACGTCCGCCGGGGGCGGGTGGGGGCGGGGGCGCTCGTCGCGGACAGTGTTGCGGTCACCGCACGGGATCCTTTGGGTCAGATCCTCAGTCGGCGATCTGCAGCACGTCGTCGATCATGATCTGCGTGGTCTGGATTCCACCGAAGACGATGTACCAGGCGGTGGGGTCGAGGTAGACGATCTGGTCGTTCTGGAAGGCCGTGGTCTGCTTGACGATGTCGTTGTCGAGCACCGTCGCTGCCGCCTGGGCACCCTCGGCGCTGGTCGCGGCGTCGCGGTCGACGACCCACAGGAAGTCGGGGTCGTGCTCGAGCAGGAACTCGAACGACACCGGCTCGCCGTGCGTGGCACCCTTGACGTCCTCGACCGCCGGCTCGACGCCGAAGACGTCGTAGATGAGTCCGCCGCGGGCGTTGCGGCCGGTGGCGTCACCCTCGGAGGGCGCCATCGCGTTGAGGCGGCCGCCGGAGACCATCAGCCCCAGGCCGGTGCCGGCCTCGGCCGTGATCGCCCGGGCCTCGGCGATGCCGTCCTCGAGCTGCGCAAGCGCCTCGGCTGCCTCGTCCTCGGCACCCAGCACCTCGCCGAGGAACGTGGTGTTGCGCTCGAGGGTCTCCTGGAACGACCCCGCGATGCTGAGATCGACCGTCGGCGCGATCTCGTTGAGGTCTTCGAACAGTCCGGCGGAGCGGCCACCGATGACGATCAGGTCGGGCTGCTGCGCCTCGATCGCGACCAGGTCCGCCTCGAAGAGGGTGCCGGCGTTGAACGCGTCGTCGGCGAGGTGGCCCTGCAGGTAGTCGGGCACCGAGTCCAGCGGAGCACCCGCAACCTCGCCGCCGAGCGCGCCGATCGTGTCGAGGCTCGCCATGTCGAACACGACGATGGTCTCGGGGTTCTTCGGAACCTCGACGGTCGTCGGCTCGTACGCGGGTTCCTCGTCCTCACCGGCGGTGTTGCGGTCCCACGAGAACGTCACCGTCCCCGCTTCGTCGGCCGCCGGGGCGTCGGCCGCGGCCTCGTCCGATCCGTTGGCGCAGCCTGTGAGAGCCACGGCTGTGACGAGGGCGAGGGATGCCGCGATCAGGGGGCGGGTCGTGCTCATGCGTGTGTCATCTCCTGGGAGCGACGGGCACCGGGCGCGACGCAGCAGACGGCGGCGCTCCCGACGTCGACGTCGATGGGGGGCGGATGGCGTCCCGGCGCGATCTCTCGTTCGGGACCTTGGATAGGCTAGCCTAACCTCATGACGACGTCGACTCCGGTGAGCTCTTTCCGCATTGGACGCCAGCGCCTCGACCTGCGGTTCCGCACGGCGAGACTGGTCGCCCGGACGTGGCTCACCTCCACCTACGTCCGGATCCGGCTGGAGGGCCCAGACCTGATCGGATTCGACTCGCCGGGATCGGACGACCACATCAGGGTGTTCTTCCCCGACGCTGCTCCCACCTCTGTGGAGGAGCTGCGCGCAGCCCCGAACCGCGAGTACACGCCGCTGGCGTGGGACGGCGACGGTGGGTGGCTCGAGATCGAGTTCGCCGTGCACGACGGCGGCGTCGCGGCGCAGTGGGCGGCACGGGCCCCCCTCGGTTCCGTCGCCGGCGTCGGCGGTCCGCGCGGCTCGATGCTGATCGAGGGCACACCGGGCGCCTGGTTCCTCGCCGGAGACGAGACGTCGGTGCCCGCGATGCGCCGGTTCGCGAGCACCATGGATGCCGCCGCCGTTGGCCGCATCCTGGTCGAGGTCGTCGACGCCGACCACGAGCTGCCGATCGACGCTCCCCCGGGTGTCGTCGTGGAGCAACTGCACCGTGGCACAGACGTCCCCGGCAGCGCGCTGGCCGGGCGCCTCGACGCGCTCGGCGCCGACGACCGCCCGGCGGGCGACGTGTTCGCGTTCGTCGCGGCGGAGCAGGCGATCGTCAAGCCCGCTCGCGCGTTGCTGCAGGAACGTTGGGCGCTGCCCGCCGACACCTTCGTGGCGAAGGGCTACTGGAAGCGCGGCGAGAGCGAGTACCACGCGCCCCACTGAGCGCGCATCAGTACCAGTCGGTCGCCTGCGAGTGCGCCCACGCCGCACAGGGCGTGCCGTACGCACGGGAGATGTAATCCAGCCCCCACCGGATCTGGGTGGTGGCATTCGTCTGCCAATCCGGGCCGGCCGCGGCCATCTTGTCTGCGGGGAGGGACTGCGGAATGCCGGTGGCGCCACTGGACGGGTTCACCGCCTGGTAGTTCCAGTCCGACTCCTTCTGCCAGAGCGAGTTCAGGCACTGGAACTGGTCGGCACCCCAGCCGTACTGCGTCGCCGCCAGGTGTGCGGCGGTCGCCCTGGCCCCTTCGGGCGTGTTCGCCGCGGCGAGCGCCGCCGCCGCTTCGGCCTCAGCCTGTGCCGCCGCTGCGGCGGCCTCGGCCTCGGCCTTCTGCTGCAGAGCGAGGTCGAATCGGGCGCGCAGATCGGCGGTTTCAGCCTCTACATCGTCGGTGTGCGCCTCGACATCGTCGACGACGTCGATCTCGCGCAGCAGCTCCACACCCTCGGCGCCCGCGAGCTCCTCAAGAGTGTCCTGCAGGTCGACCGTGTCGACCTCGGCATCACCGCCGACGTCCAGCCCCGACTGCGCCACCTCCGCGGTGAGCGCCTCGCCGGCGGCCAGCGCCGCGTGCGCGGCATCCACCGTCGCCTGCGCGTCGTCGGCCACCTCCTGCAGGGCGGGGGCGACCGCGGTGTCCGAGGCGAACGGCAGCTCGGCCGCGACGGCGGCAGCGCCGGAGGTGAGGAATCCCCCGAGCAGCACTCCGGCGCCCACCGCCAGAGTTGCGGTGACCCGGCCGCGGTGGCGGCGGGTGGACTGTGCGCGCAGGGCGCGGCGGGAGGACGGGACGACGTGATCAGAGTGCATGAGAACGCGCGGGAGTTCGGGTCCGCCGGCGCGGCGGCGACGGGCGCCCTCGGGTTGGGCGCGTGTTCCACCCTCGCCCCTCCGTCTGGACGTCGCCCCGACTGCGCCTCAGAGCGACGTGGGAACCCGCAGTGTGATCAGTCCGAACGACCGAGGGGGCTGGCGCGTCACATCTCCTCGTGCGTGTCGGGGTCGCCGTCCCAGAGCCGCCCGCGCTCCAGCCCGCTGAGGAGTGCGATCTCGTCGTCGGTCAGCGCGAATCCGAAGACGTCCGCGTTCTCGCGCTGACGCTCGGCGCTCGCGGACTTGGGGATCGGGGTCGAGCCCAGCTGGGTGTGCCACCGCAGCACCGCCTGCGTCGGGGTGACCCCGTGAGCCGCGGCGATCTCGGCGAGCACCGGCTCGGCCAGCAGCTCGCTGCGCCGTGCCAGGGGACTCCAGCTCTCGGTGCGGATGCCGCGTGATTCGTGGAACGCCCGCAGCTCGGACTGCGGGAAGTAGGGGTGAAGCTCGACCTGGTTGACAGCCGGCACGACGCCCGTCTCCTCGACGAGCCGCTCGAGCATCGCCCGGGTGAAGTTCGACACCCCGATGCTGCGCACCGTCCCCCGCTCCCGCAGCTCGATCATCGCCCGCCAGCTGTCGACGTACTCGTCGACCGAGGGGTTGGGCCAGTGGATCAGGTAGAGGTCGATGCGGTCCAGGCCCAGGCGGTCCAGCGAACCGGCGGCGCTGACGAGGGTCTTCTCGTAGCCGTGGTCACGGCCAGGGAGCTTGGTGGTCACGATGAGCTCGTCGCGGATGCCGCTGCGCCGCACCGCCTCACCGACCTCGGCCTCGTTCTGGTAGTTCACCGCCGAGTCGAGCAGCCGGTAGCCGCTGTCGATCGCCGCGACCATCGCCTCGACGCCGTCGTCGCCGCGCAGGTTGTAGGTGCCGAGCCCGAGCTCGGGAAAGTCCGTGCCGTCGTTGAGGGAGACCGTGGGAATCGTGATCATGCGCCCACGCTACGCCCCGGCATCCGTCACGGGGCCGGCGTGGTCAGCCCAGCAGCGCCTCGATCGTCGTGATGACGCCGTACTCGGCGTTGGAGGGCGCGCGGTGGCGTGCCACGGCGACGACGTCGGGGTGCGCGTCGGCCATGGCGTAGGACCAGTCCGCCGCCTGCAGCAGCTCGATGTCGTTGAGGTAGTCGCCGAACGCGGCCGTCTGGGCGGGGGTGATCCCCAGAGCCCGCTGCAGGTTCCGCAGCGCGACGCCCTTGTTCACCCCGGCGTTCATGATGTCGACCCAGTGCTGGCCGGAGACGACCACCTGGTGGGT contains:
- a CDS encoding siderophore-interacting protein codes for the protein MTTSTPVSSFRIGRQRLDLRFRTARLVARTWLTSTYVRIRLEGPDLIGFDSPGSDDHIRVFFPDAAPTSVEELRAAPNREYTPLAWDGDGGWLEIEFAVHDGGVAAQWAARAPLGSVAGVGGPRGSMLIEGTPGAWFLAGDETSVPAMRRFASTMDAAAVGRILVEVVDADHELPIDAPPGVVVEQLHRGTDVPGSALAGRLDALGADDRPAGDVFAFVAAEQAIVKPARALLQERWALPADTFVAKGYWKRGESEYHAPH
- a CDS encoding iron chelate uptake ABC transporter family permease subunit; the encoded protein is MRTDLAPRHRDATSAHSGRGILTRAASACARPGVRLAALVVVVVVLTALYLFTGVPGSLAFALKIRSASVVAMVVVAVAVGVSTVVFHTITQNRILTPSIMGFDAFYMLISTVIVFTLGSTAFLRTDPVVLWLVQVAVMVAFSVFLFTWLFGGKRRSIHLMLLVGIVLGTFFRSFTEWMQRMLDPLDFQVLTDTAFASLTRPDETLLLLTGILVALGCLAVVPLLNTLDVLTLGEPAAVGLGVNHKRVIMALFAIVSVMVAASTALVGPILFFGLIVANLAYSYAGTFRHRWTLPVASLLGVLCLVGGQLLLERVFAFGASLSIVIEFAGGLFFLYLVLRKGAR
- a CDS encoding winged helix-turn-helix domain-containing protein, with the protein product MSNIALLDRPTTSRHLRAVEDVAPATAPPAAVTAAPPAARPVPAGTAPRGFALYVGIDEVKAAQDGVSLSALVAALRRTLGELAPHAETYATVALAPAGAGGRDVDVVRLALHEPSAVARTQQDEPDEDAAPGGVTVDISRKRVLIDGASAAFTFKEFELLQYLVLREGRTIERAELVSSLWQGTGEDETPGERTIDVHVRRLRAKLGRYEDIVRTVRGVGYRFDRHADVVIRYGHGSPSPDRF
- a CDS encoding alpha/beta hydrolase, with amino-acid sequence MEEPAPNEPDGTVTVFTHDGAQLVVEATGAGARTFLLVHGIGMGRGAFGDLIEHLEPHGRVLALDLPGFGAAEEPPRVPSIERLADLVAAYLRQHEPAERELVAVGHSMGTQVVTELAVRHPALVDRIVLVAPTVDAAARGALPQLGRLALDLFIESPKVVFLGAREYVRAGPRLRRKTRAMLAHRPELSYPKVTVPALVIRGENDVVCPRAWCARVAAALRTRVVEIPGHGHETMIRDAAPAARAILAELGVQPVET
- a CDS encoding GNAT family N-acetyltransferase translates to MKDLRFEKQVDASRWALLRGDDLVSVLDYRDDGRTVAMTRAYTVPTHRGHGYAAEVVSRAVAELESRGDRTVIPTCWYVADWFEGHPEHRGILRTARTV
- a CDS encoding VOC family protein, whose product is MATLNPYLSFRDQARSAMTFYQGVFGGDLQMSTFGEHEGMGQDPAERDLVMHAQLTTPDGFVVMGSDTPRALPYAPPAGIAVSISGDDEAQLQRFWDALADGGKVTLPFETPPWGGRFGMLADRFGVPWMLALNAPS
- a CDS encoding iron chelate uptake ABC transporter family permease subunit; translated protein: MTATLSATSAPAPTRPRRTWVGALIGVALVVLTVASLFIGVSDVSPATVLEGGADGTAAFLLAASRIPRTVAVLLVGASLGIAGLILQMLVRNKFVEPGTTGVTEFATLGMLFAIVLWPGMAMMGKMGIAALFGLFGTWVFMRVIRAVPVRQLVLVPLVGIMLGGIVGAVTTFFAYRLDLLQSLSQWAQGSFATIMAGRYEYVWVAGVMVVVAWIAADRFSVIGLGEDFATNLGLDYRRVIGIGMVVVAVITAAVLVTAGMIPFLGLVVPNIVSLIIGDNVRRSIPWVAGLGALFVIACDILARVIRFPYEIPLSVIVGVIGAALFLWLLLRKGSRAH
- a CDS encoding DNA-3-methyladenine glycosylase 2 family protein, yielding MATVAPTHARPLETEYRPRVPIDAARAIRYQRHGAGDPTFAVDGPVLWRASLTPEGVATLAIRAERDRIRAAAWGPGAEWALHQLPALCGGLDDPSGFEAERHPLIAEVHRRNPGLRIGRTDLVFEALASAVIEQKVTGMQAFGAWRVLVSRFGQRAPGPTPKPLFAPPSIDGWRHIPSWAWHRAGVEPPQARTVVETARRGDSLIAAVMDAGGGEAVDRVLMSLRGIGIWTSAETRIRALGDPDAVSVADYHLAHEVGNALTGHRVDDDGMLELLEPWAGHRQRVIRLIYASGVREQRRGPRLHPEDHRDR
- a CDS encoding helix-turn-helix transcriptional regulator encodes the protein MRNTLSQRRQDLGWSQQRLADELGVSRQTIISIEKGRYDPSLPVAFRLAAAFHCSIEDLFLFEEDAAP
- a CDS encoding ATP-binding cassette domain-containing protein, producing MIVLDGVTKRYNRQTVLDDVSITLGAEGVTALIGPNGAGKSTLFGLVGRLIAADAGTVTVDGMDVRTASSAELAKTLAVLRQDNHIAARLTVQDLVEFGRFPHSKGRLTVEDREHIDRAIAYLDLDAFRTRFLDELSGGQRQRAFIAMVLAQDTKYVLLDEPLNNLDVRHMTEIMKLVRRMADELGKVVVVVLHDINFAATYSDRIVAMRDGRVVADAPVAEIMRPEVLGEVYETPVDVREIDGRPVALYYS
- a CDS encoding ABC transporter substrate-binding protein, which encodes MSTTRPLIAASLALVTAVALTGCANGSDEAAADAPAADEAGTVTFSWDRNTAGEDEEPAYEPTTVEVPKNPETIVVFDMASLDTIGALGGEVAGAPLDSVPDYLQGHLADDAFNAGTLFEADLVAIEAQQPDLIVIGGRSAGLFEDLNEIAPTVDLSIAGSFQETLERNTTFLGEVLGAEDEAAEALAQLEDGIAEARAITAEAGTGLGLMVSGGRLNAMAPSEGDATGRNARGGLIYDVFGVEPAVEDVKGATHGEPVSFEFLLEHDPDFLWVVDRDAATSAEGAQAAATVLDNDIVKQTTAFQNDQIVYLDPTAWYIVFGGIQTTQIMIDDVLQIAD